Proteins encoded within one genomic window of Vanrija pseudolonga chromosome 3, complete sequence:
- the KAE1 gene encoding tRNA N6-adenosine threonylcarbamoyltransferase, whose protein sequence is MTTASSSRPRPKVSPLTKPTRRLLCLGIEGSANKLGAGVISHSPGESATLVTVLSNVRHTYITPPGEGFLPSDTARHHREWVTRVLREAVKKAGVRMQDLDVIAFTKGPGMGTPLQVGALVSRTLSLLYDIPLVGVNHCVGHIEMGRHITSSSNPIVLYVSGGNTQVIAYSQQRYRIFGETLDIAIGNCLDRFARVIQLRNDPSPGYNIEQEAKKGSRLVPLPYGTKGMDVTLAGILTAVEAYTQDKRYRSWDQLDSLSPDDDVITPHDLCFSLQETTFAMLVEITERAMAHVGASDVLIVGGVGCNLRLQDMMGIMASERGGRVFATDESFCIDNGIMIAQAGLLAYRMGQVTPLEKTSVTQRFRTDAVNVTWRA, encoded by the exons ATGACCACAGCATCAAGCTCACGACCACGGCCAAAGGTTTCGCCGCTGACCAAGCCAA cccgccgcctcctctgcctcggcATCGAAGGCTCAGCAAACAagctcggcgcaggcgtCATCTCGCACTCGCCCGGCGAGTCAGCAACACTCGTGACCGTTCTCAGTAACGTGCGGCACACGTACATCACGCCGCCGGGCGAGGGCTTCCTCCCCTCGGACACGGCGCGGCACCACCGCGAGTGGGTCACGcgcgtgctgcgcgaggcggtcaAGAAGGCGGGCGTGCGGATGCAGGACTTGGACGTGATTGCCTTTACGAAGG GCCCAGGCATGGGCACACCGCTccaggtcggcgcgctcgtctcgCGCACCCTCTCGCTCTTGTACGACAtccccctcgtcggcgtcaaccaCTGTGTCGGGC ACATCGAGATGGGCCGGCAcatcacgtcgtcgtccaacCCCATCGTGCTGTACGTGTCCGGCGGCAACACGCAGGTCATCGCGTATAGCCAGCAGCGGTACCGTATCTTTGGGGAGACGCTCGACATTGCCATTGGCAACTGTTTGGACCGCTTCGCGAGGGTTATTCAGCTGAGAAATGACCCGAGTCCGGGGTACAATATCGAGCAGGAGGCGAAGaa AGGCTCCCGCCTCGTCCCCCTCCCATACGGCACAAAGGGCATGGACGTGACGCTCGCAGGCATCCtgaccgccgtcgaggcgtaCACCCAGGACAAGCGGTACCGCTCGTGGGACCAGCTCGACAGCCTGtcccccgacgacgacgtgatcACGCCGCACGACCTCTGCTTCAGCCTGCAGGAGACGACGTTTGCCATGCTCGTCGAGATCACGGAGCGGGCCATggcgcacgtcggcgcgtcggacGTGCTtatcgtcggcggcgtcgggtgTAACCTCCGCCTGCAGGACATGATGGGCATCATGGCGTctgagcgcggcgggcgtgtctTTGCGACCGACGAGAGCTTCTGTATCGACAACGGCATCATGATTGCCCAGGCTGGCCTGCTGGCCTATCGCATGGGCCAGGTTACGCCGCTCGAGAAGACGAGCGTGACGCAGAG GTTccgcaccgacgccgtcaacgtTACCTGGAGGGCATag
- the CNA03000 gene encoding Inosine triphosphate pyrophosphatase, which produces MTKSFVFVTGNANKLREVQQILQAGDSGISCTSQSVDVPELQGTTQEVAIAKVKAAAEKIGGPCVTEDTALCFDALNGLPGPYIKDFMGAVGHDGLNKMLVGFNNTKATALCTFAYSAGPGSEPILFEGRTEGNIVPARGGPGFGWDPTFQPVESNGLTYAEMRAEDKNKISHRYRALEKLKTYLQAQA; this is translated from the exons ATGACCAAGTCCTTCG tctTCGTCACGGGCAACGCCaacaagctgcgcgaggtgcAGCAGATCCTCCAGGCGGGCGACAGCGGCATCAGCTGCACGTCGCAGTCggtcgacgtgcccgagCTGCAGGGCACGACGCAGGaggtcgccatcgccaaggtcaaggctgccgccgagaagATTGGCGGGCCATGCGTGACCGAGGACACGGCGCTGTGCTTTGACGCGCTCAACGGGCTGCCGGGGCCCTACATCAAGGACTTTATGGGTGCTGTCGGCCACGATG GCCTCAACAAGATGCTCGTTGGGTTCAACAACACCAAGGCGACCGCGCTCTGCACGTTTGCGTACTCTGCCGGCCCTGGATCCGAGCCCATCCTCTTCGAGGGCAGGACAGAGGGCAACATTgtgccggcgcgcggagggCCCGGCTTCGGCTGGGACCCGACGTTCCAGCCCGTCGAGAGCAACGGACTCACGTACGCTGAGATGCGGGCCGAGGACAAGAACAAGATCTCGCACAGGtaccgcgcgctcgagaagctcaagaCGTATCTCCAGGCGCAGGCGTAG
- the abhd11 gene encoding Protein ABHD11, translating to MSSMRILGTARSPAARPRLPTLPSATGARAHARAYANTTVDLAYDVFPPPKARPEAAGQSLVIAHGLFGSKQNWRSLAKGFAQKLGMPVYTVDLRNHGASPHATPHTYAAMADDLAAFMAKHDLQRVNLMGHSMGGKASMVVALSEALNKPVRSLISVDMSAAATKLSPDFVSYIDGMIEIQDAHVPSRAAADALLQKYEPALSIRQFLLTNAVARDDGVIDFRIPLRLLKLQVDNLGRFPFTPPPPVTPTSPQWDGPALFIKGGDSKYLNKYNIPVCQAYFPNMRLETLEGAGHWVHAEKPKEVVELVYEFVNSVKE from the exons ATGAGCAGTATGCGGATACTTGGCACTGCGCGatcgccagcagcgcgaccgcgtctaccgacgctgccgagcgcgaccggcgcgcgcgcccacgcccgTGCCTACGCCAACACGACGGTCGACCTCGCATACGACGTCTTCCCCCCGCCCAAGGCGCGCCCCGAGGCCGCGGGCCAGAGCCTGGTCATTGCCCATGGCCTGTTTGGGTCCAAGCAGAACTGGCGCAGTCTGGCCAAGGGGTTCGCGCAGAAGCTCGGCATGCCGGTGTACACTGtt GACCTGCGCAAccacggcgcgtcgccgcacgccacgccgcacACATacgcggcgatggcggacGACCTGGCCGCCTTCATGGCCAAGCACGACCTGCAGCGCGTCAACCTCATGGGGCACAGCATGGGCGGGAAGGCAAGCATGGTGGTTGCGCTGAGTGAGGCCTTGAATAAGCCGGTTAGGAGCTTGATCTCGGTGGAcatgagcgccgccgcgaccaaGCTGAGCCcgga CTTCGTCTCGTACATCGACGGCATGATCGAGATCCAAGACGCCCACGTGCCCtcccgtgccgccgccgacgccctgcTGCAGAAGTACGAGCCCGCGCTCAGCATCCGCCAGTTCCTGCTCACCaacgccgtggcgcgcgacgacggcgtgatCGACTTCCGCATCCCGCTGCGCCTGCTCAAGCTGCAGGTGGACAATCTCGGCCGGTTTCCAttcaccccgccgccgcctgtcACGCCGACATCCCCGCAGTGGGACGGGCCGGCGCTGTTCAtcaagggcggcgacagcaAGTACCTCAACAAGTACAACATCCCTGTTTGCCAGGCATACTTCCCCAACATGCGCCTCGAGACCCTCGAGGGCGCCGGGCACTGGGTGCATGCTGAAAAGCccaaggaggtcgtcgagctcgtgtACGAGTTTGTCAACTCGGTCAAGGAGTAG
- the dhkB gene encoding Hybrid signal transduction histidine kinase B: MGIGANISPPLMRPPELSPSDSTPPSVPTPPAEPTPNRPPGGAAFLRRLHTDPNKLDELDSYDGLQALADPRPVGPPRPVLSERSGSFSSTTHPRSVAIDMNGDEDTERLRKVNWEAFGVAYAAGRFDPVRIPNIPDPHETTATITVGTTVTQQSSAPLSSSASMPLSRPTSEDSKKAPRRPPWKSAPSSATDGSSASPLSPPPLTHGPAVARPVVPLGVPQPTQPLSMAASMAGRQKAMELENLPSRPRPEPEKLEFPPGYAVAAATVRMASSTIPEAMFSPLGAPSPERELVDPLSYFVGTPPIGSTSDSPNGSVQGGYAISRSLSLAASGSGSSNHLLNDMSHYEASPMGTPFNEGPSRTSFDLSRGTKPRVQSRLGSGVIDSADDYFSSVPPRRSTGVTPVHSDPGENLIPTVVHPSELGAFYYQYGFLPAMEPPNEKERLKALYSYNIWHSAGDPNFDRIVHMAKLVFNTRLVLLNFIDSDTQWLKSQTAFARPERARNQTMSAHAILNNSPEPFVVLDTDTDWRFVNNPHVLEEPHVRFYAGAPLRTSDGYNLGTLCILDDKPRKEFTPRSRHILKEFAAVVMREMELWRDKLQLATRDKIQTSMEKFTRECLEIDDKFVGANFEAASRMDQVYSRAAKLVRTTLELDGCTILDISQLERITVSSGDRKKFIYRANPYAPGADAAVLEQSDTFGPISAFPVLASAPSTPPTRPLTAFEHERLSDFLCNNRDGKIFENVVPTWIRYMFSSALKYAMVVPVFGMDGQPFALICAYTLDKGKQFLEGYELQFLRAIGVIILSAVLRRRMVLADRSKSVLISSVSHELRTPLHGILAAAELLKDTPLDHDQQAYLATVATCGMQLIETVNHVLDFTKLSGATKNGATTRQIKFSTVNLAKVIEQTVESCWMGQRARAMQVGDSDLGSFYAPPPLSLLPYDQRVNISRNLSGVETVIDIGLRAKGWNVVCESGGLRRILMNLYGNSLKFTKEGYVQVILREGQHSPGAKRFPVELSVVDTGKGIGKDFLKDQLFHPFAQENPLQPGTGLGLSIVNSIVRSDAVNGDLEVWSAEGVGTQIRVTFEVEVADEEDEDEDGAASWFGQGYTIAFSGYDPRHTGHQLSIEVLGNYAANRGFKVIGDVNSADILFVNDVAGVTNEIKTFSREPGTDRHDTYTRTMPKPVGPTAFIAELDKAVKWLESHRDLKTIAGTMETIRIDSSDSENYMPTARPSPPHREMSSDSTMSTDTVINGGSGRPTPEEEPPISSSPSSPTSTMSTISLADGGAMLKAATIPADVLINRRPRPARVMVVEDNAINRRVLAAFLKKHGFEYAEAINGAAGVDLFEKTPASHWDVVLMDITMPVMNGYEATQQIRRIESARRHAKPSRSPSHRTKIFALTGLATSDDKRQAFASGVDGYLVKPVSLASLDLIFKKIGF, encoded by the exons ATGGGAATCGGTGCCAACATCTCGCCGCCCCTCATGCGGCCGCCAGAGCTCTCCCCATCAGATTCAACACCACCATCAGtacccacgccgccggccgaaCCCACGCCCAACCGTCCTCCCGGAGGCGCCGCTTTTCTGCGCCGTCTCCACACTGACCCAAAT aagctcgacgagctcgacagcTACGATGGCCTTCAGGCGCTGGCCGACCCCAGGCCAGTAggccccccgcgccccgtCTTGTCGGAGCGCTCGGGTTCGTTTAGCTCGACGACACACCCGCGCAGCGTCGCCATTGACATGAACGGAGACGAGGACACGGAACGGTTGCGCAAGGTGAACTGGGAGGCGTTTGGCGTCGCGTATGCTGCTGGTCGGTTCGATCCTGTGCGGATACCCAACATTCCGGACCCGcacgagacgacggcgacgatcACTGTGGGGACGACGGTCACGCAACAGTCGAGCGCGCCACTATCCAGCTCAGCGTCCATGCCCTTGTCTCGTCCCACATCCGAGGACAGCAAGAaggcgcctcgtcgccccccTTGGAAGTCGGCCCCGTCCTCGGCTACGGAtgggtcgtcggcctcgccgctctcCCCTCCGCCACTGACACATGGTCCTGCAGTCGCGCGGCCGGTTGtgcccctcggcgtcccGCAGCCTACTCAGCCGCTGTCAATGGCGGCCTCCATGGCTGGAAGACAAAAGGCCATGGAGCTCGAGAACCTCCCATCGCGCCCCCGACCAGAACCCGAGAAGCTCGAGTTTCCCCCGGGGTATGctgtcgcggccgccacggtTCGCATGGCTTCATCGACAATTCCAGAGGCAATGTTCTCGCCACTGGGAGCGCCCAGCCCGGAACGAGAGCTGGTCGACCCTTTATCGTACTTTGTGGGCACCCCGCCAATTGGTTCGACAAGCGACAGCCCCAATGGTTCGGTGCAGGGGGGCTATGCCATCAGCCGGAGCTTGTCCCTCGCTGCCAGTGGGTCTGGGTCGAGCAATCACTTGCTCAATGACATGTCCCACTACGAGGCGAGCCCCATGGGTACACCATTCAATGAAGGGCCATCCCGCACTAGCTTTGATCTAAGCCGGGGCACCAAGCCCCGCGTTCAGAGCAGGCTGGGGAGTGGGGTCATTGACTCTGCAGACGACTACTTCAGCTCTGtgcccccgcgccgctcgacagGTGTTACCCCAGTCCACTCGGATCCTGGTGAGAACCTTATCCCTACCGTAGTCCACcccagcgagctcggcgcaTTCTACTATCAGTACGGCTTCTTGCCGGCCATGGAGCCGCCAAACGAAAAGGAGCGCCTCAAGGCCCTATACTCTTACAACATCTGGCACTCGGCTGGTGACCCCAACTTTGACCGCATTGTCCACATGGCCAAGCTCGTGTTCAACACCCGACTCGTGCTCCTCAACTTTATCGACTCGGATACGCAGTGGCTCAAGTCACAGACCGCCTTTGCCCGCCCCGAGCGAGCAAGAAACCAGACAATGTCGGCACACGCGATTCTCAACAACAGTCCCGAGCCGTTCGTCGTACTAGACACGGACACTGACTGGCGATTCGTAAACAACCCACATGTTCTGGAAGAGCCGCATGTCCGGTTCTACGCTGGCGCACCGTTGCGTACATCTGATGGCTACAACCTCGGAACCCTCTGCATCCTGGACGACAAGCCACGGAAGGAATTTACCCCGCGGTCGAGGCACATTCTGAAGGAGTTTGCAGCCGTCGTAATGCGCGAGATGGAGCTTTGGCGTGACAAG CTCCAACTCGCCACCCGCGACAAGATTCAGACGTCGATGGAGAAGTTTACGCGTGAATGTCTCGAGATTGACGACAAGTTTGTCGGCGCAAACTTTGAAGCTGCGAGCCGCATGGACCAGGTCTACAGCcgtgccgccaagctcgtccgCACAaccctcgagctcgatggGTGTACCATTCTCGACATTagccagctcgagcgcatcaCCGTCTCTAGTGGCGACAGGAAAAAGTTCATCTACCGCGCCAACCCCTATGCCCCGGGCGCAGACGCAGCGGTTCTGGAGCAATCCGACACATTCGGACCGATCTCTGCGTTCCCTGTACTCGCCTCTGCGCCttccacgccgcccacgcgcccTCTCACTGCGTTTGAGCACGAGAGGTTGTCCGACTTCTTGTGCAACAACCGCGACGGCAAAATCTTTGAAAACGTGGTGCCAACATGGATCCGGTACATgttctcgtcggcgctgaAGTACGCAATGGTCGTCCCAGTGTTTGGCATGGACGGTCAACCATTTGCGTTGATCTGCGCGTACACGCTggacaagggcaagcagTTCCTCGAAGGATACGAACTTCAGTTCCTCCGCGCCATTGGTGTCATCATCCTGTCGGCagtcctccgccgccgcatggTGCTCGCCGACCGGTCCAAGAGCGTTCTCATCTCATCGGTCAGCCACGAGTTGCGAACACCGCTACATGGTatcctggccgccgccgagttgCTCAAGgacacgccgctcgaccACGACCAGCAAGCATACTTGGCCACCGTCGCCACCTGCGGCATGCAGCTGATCGAGACGGTCAACCATGTCCTCGACTTTACAAAGCTGTCTGGTGCCACAAAGAACGGTGCTACCACTCGCCAGATCAAGTTTTCAACAGTCAACCTTGCCAAGGTTATTGAGCAGACTGTGGAGAGCTGCTGGATGGGACAGCGCGCCCGCGCGATGCAGGTTGGCGACTCGGATCTCGGCAGCTTCTATGCCCCGCCACCGCTATCACTATTACCGTACGACCAACGTGTCAACATCAGTCGCAACCTCTCGGGTGTTGAAACAGTCATCGACATTGGCTTGCGCGCCAAGGGCTGGAACGTCGTGTGCGAATCTGGTGGCCTGCGAAGAATACTCATGAACCTCTACGGCAACTCGCTCAAGTTTACAAAAGAAGGATACGTCCAGGTCATTCTGAGGGAGGGCCAGCACTCGCCTGGCGCCAAGCGGTTCCCAGTTGAGCTTTCCGTGGTCGACACCGGAAAGGGCATTGGCAAAGACTTCCTCAAGGACCAGCTTTTCCACCCGTTTGCGCAGGAGAACCCGCTCCAGCCCGGTACCGGTTTGGGTCTCTCAATCGTCAACAGCATTGTGCGCTCCGACGCCGTGAatggcgacctcgaggtgtGGTCTGCCGAAGGCGTCGGCACCCAGATCCGTGTCACGTTCGAAGTCGAGGTAGccgacgaagaggacgaggacgaggacggtgcCGCCAGTTGGTTTGGACAGGGCTACACGATTGCTTTCTCAGGTTATGATCCCCGCCATACTGGTCATCAGCTCAGCATCGAGGTGCTTGGCAACTATGCGGCGAACCGTGGCTTTAAAGTCATCGGCGATGTCAACTCTGCCGACATTCTCTTCGTCAATGATGTCGCCGGCGTCACAAACGAAATCAAGACGTTTAGCCGTGAACCCGGTACCGACCGACATGATACGTACACACGTACAATGCCCAAGCCGGTGGGACCGACTGCCTTTATTGCAGAGCTCGACAAGGCAGTCAAGTGGCTGGAGAGCCACCGCGATCTCAAGACGATCGCTGGGACGATGGAAACGATCAGAATCGATTCGTCGGATAGCGAGAATTACATGCCGACGGCTCGTCCTagcccgccgcaccgcgaAATGTCGAGCGACAGCACCATGTCGACGGACACTGTGATCAACGG CGGAAGTGGCCGCCCGACGCCAGAAGAAGAACCACCGATTTCGTcatcaccgtcgtcgccgacatcAACCATGTCGACCATCTCACTcgctgacggcggcgcaaTGCTCAAGGCGGCGACCATCCCCGCTGACGTGCTCATCAaccgacgccctcgccccgcgcgcgtcaTGGTGGTCGAGGACAATGCCATCAACCGGCGTGTCCTCGCTGCTTTCCTCAAGAAGCACGGGTTCGAGTATGCCGAGGCGATCAACGGTGCTGCCGGTGTCGATCTGTTTGAGAAGACGCCGGCCAGCCACTGGGA cgtcgtcCTGATGGATATTACCATGCCCGTGATGAACGGGTACGAAGCGACGCAGCAGATCCGCCGCATCGAATCGGCCCGCAGACATGCGaagccgtcgcgctcgccgtctcACCGTACCAAAATTTTTGCTCTGACTGGCCTTGCCACCTCGGACGACAAGCGCCAGGCGTTTGCCAGTGGTGTTGATGGATA TCTAGTAAAACCTGTATCTCTGGCCAGTCTCGACCTCATCTTTAAAA AGATCGGATTCTAG